The Sorangiineae bacterium MSr11367 genome window below encodes:
- the cmk gene encoding (d)CMP kinase: MTSITSSRTRPIVAIDGPAGAGKSSVARRLAERLGFVLVDTGALYRTVALAAQRDGIAFDDAEGLERLTHSLVAANAIAFAPAQGREPRVSFSGEDISDAIRTPEMGMGASIVSAHPGVRAALLDLQRKLGEGGGVVLEGRDIGTVVFPDADVKFFLTASPEVRATRRFEELVAKGQSVTFEGTLEEVKKRDAQDMNRAHAPLRRAPTAILIDSSGNTVDETVSKMADIVLAHGKNVNTGEEG, from the coding sequence ATGACCTCAATCACGTCGTCCCGAACTCGGCCCATCGTTGCCATCGATGGGCCTGCGGGGGCGGGGAAAAGCAGCGTGGCGCGCCGGCTGGCCGAAAGGCTCGGCTTCGTGCTCGTCGATACCGGGGCGCTCTACCGCACCGTCGCCCTCGCGGCGCAGCGGGATGGCATCGCCTTCGATGACGCGGAAGGCCTCGAACGCCTGACGCACTCGCTGGTGGCGGCCAACGCCATCGCCTTCGCACCGGCCCAAGGGCGTGAGCCGCGCGTCTCGTTCTCGGGCGAGGACATCTCGGATGCCATCCGCACGCCGGAGATGGGCATGGGCGCGAGCATCGTCTCCGCGCACCCTGGTGTGCGCGCCGCCTTGCTCGACCTGCAGCGAAAGCTCGGCGAGGGCGGCGGCGTCGTGCTCGAGGGGCGCGACATCGGCACCGTCGTGTTCCCGGATGCCGACGTGAAGTTTTTCCTCACGGCGTCGCCCGAAGTGCGGGCCACCCGCCGCTTCGAGGAACTTGTCGCCAAGGGCCAAAGCGTGACCTTCGAGGGCACCCTCGAGGAAGTGAAAAAGCGGGACGCGCAGGACATGAACCGCGCCCACGCCCCCCTGCGCCGAGCCCCCACCGCCATCCTCATCGACTCCTCCGGCAACACCGTCGACGAGACCGTCTCCAAAATGGCGGACATCGTTCTGGCCCACGGCAAGAACGTGAACACGGGCGAAGAAGGATGA
- the aroA gene encoding 3-phosphoshikimate 1-carboxyvinyltransferase — translation MTDLVIHPIGEGALSGSVPVPSDKSIGHRALLFSALCNGKSRISGFSFSADNVSTADALRAMGVRIETTGKTELTVEGVGLYGLRAPDKPLDCGNSGTTMRLITGILAAQSFPSTLIGDHSLTKRPMMRIVGPLRSRGARIDGQPHPKREGDITAPLQIHGLGEGKYLGPIEYESPVSSAQIKSAILLSGLFAHGATHFKEPTLSRDHTERMLSALGVPLRTVGTMVELDPGGWNGQMPALDMEIVGDASAAAFLLVAAQIVPGSRVVTRSVGTNPTRTGLLEVLRDMGAGLSIESLGERAGEPIADIHSWTEPLRATTIGGERVARAIDEIPIACALAVRASGTTVIRDAEELRVKESDRIATMATVLRSFGVTCEELPDGLRIEGKEGPLEAADIDSHGDHRIAMTSAILGLLGRAPTRVRDAGCITTSFPKFVATLRGLGATIDVVDEAP, via the coding sequence GTGACTGACCTCGTAATCCATCCCATCGGTGAGGGCGCGCTTTCGGGCAGCGTCCCGGTTCCTTCGGACAAGAGCATCGGCCATCGCGCGCTCTTGTTCTCCGCACTTTGCAACGGCAAGAGCCGCATCTCGGGCTTTTCCTTCTCGGCGGACAACGTCTCCACGGCGGACGCGCTGCGTGCCATGGGCGTCCGCATCGAGACGACCGGCAAGACCGAGCTGACCGTCGAAGGCGTGGGCCTCTACGGCCTGCGCGCACCCGACAAGCCGCTCGACTGCGGAAACTCGGGAACCACGATGCGCCTCATCACGGGCATCCTCGCGGCGCAGTCGTTCCCCTCGACCCTCATCGGCGACCACTCGCTGACCAAGCGGCCCATGATGCGCATCGTCGGCCCGCTGCGATCGCGTGGCGCCCGCATCGACGGCCAGCCGCACCCCAAGCGCGAGGGCGATATTACCGCGCCGCTGCAGATCCACGGCCTCGGGGAAGGGAAGTACCTCGGCCCCATCGAGTACGAGAGCCCTGTCTCGAGCGCGCAGATCAAGAGCGCCATCTTGCTCTCGGGCCTCTTCGCCCATGGCGCGACGCACTTCAAAGAGCCGACCCTGTCGCGCGATCACACCGAGCGCATGCTCTCGGCCCTGGGGGTGCCGCTTCGCACGGTGGGAACGATGGTGGAGCTCGACCCCGGGGGCTGGAACGGCCAGATGCCCGCGCTCGATATGGAAATCGTCGGCGACGCGTCCGCGGCGGCCTTCTTGCTCGTGGCCGCGCAGATCGTTCCCGGTTCGCGCGTGGTGACCCGTTCCGTGGGCACCAATCCGACGCGCACGGGGCTGCTCGAGGTCCTTCGCGACATGGGCGCGGGCCTGTCGATCGAATCGCTGGGCGAGCGCGCGGGCGAGCCGATTGCGGACATCCACTCCTGGACCGAGCCGCTGCGCGCGACCACCATCGGTGGCGAGCGTGTGGCGCGGGCCATCGACGAGATCCCCATCGCGTGCGCGCTGGCCGTACGGGCCTCGGGCACCACGGTGATCCGCGATGCCGAGGAGCTGCGCGTCAAAGAGAGCGACCGCATCGCCACCATGGCCACCGTGCTCCGCTCCTTCGGCGTGACGTGCGAAGAGCTGCCCGACGGCCTTCGCATCGAAGGCAAAGAGGGCCCGCTCGAGGCCGCGGACATCGACAGCCACGGCGACCACCGCATTGCCATGACATCGGCCATCCTGGGTCTCCTCGGGCGCGCGCCCACGCGCGTGCGCGATGCGGGCTGCATCACCACGAGCTTTCCGAAATTCGTCGCCACGTTGCGCGGCCTTGGCGCAACCATTGATGTCGTCGATGAGGCGCCGTAA
- a CDS encoding chorismate mutase: MSDRKRASVELLQQVAKLDAQILSAIEHRARISRKLRELRADDAPQLRSDPGALHELVARGHGDMPAESLEAIFREIFAACLALELPVKVVYAGVDGGAAHEAARARFGKTADLTAVEGTAAALEEVARRRAEFAVVPIETKREGIVQPTILALVATDLKIVSAVESPIRPGEGDASDRVRYAIVGTRPSSRTGEDVTALVFHVADTPGALLDVLRQFAERGVNLLRIQSQPAEPLQVTSSVSAWTYLFFVEVAGHTTDRPLVTAFEEVKRLTKFFKVLGSYSV; this comes from the coding sequence GTGAGCGACCGCAAACGCGCGAGCGTGGAGCTTTTGCAGCAAGTCGCCAAACTCGACGCTCAGATTCTCTCCGCAATCGAGCACCGAGCGCGGATTTCCCGGAAACTTCGTGAACTTCGGGCAGATGATGCGCCGCAGCTTCGCAGCGATCCCGGAGCCCTTCACGAGCTCGTGGCACGGGGGCACGGCGACATGCCCGCCGAGAGCCTGGAGGCGATCTTCCGCGAGATCTTCGCGGCATGCCTCGCCCTCGAGCTACCCGTCAAGGTGGTCTACGCGGGGGTGGATGGCGGGGCGGCCCACGAGGCGGCGCGCGCGCGCTTCGGAAAAACAGCGGACCTTACCGCGGTGGAAGGAACGGCCGCGGCCCTCGAGGAGGTGGCCCGGCGCCGTGCGGAGTTTGCCGTCGTCCCCATCGAGACGAAGCGCGAAGGCATCGTCCAACCGACCATCTTGGCGTTGGTGGCCACGGACCTGAAAATCGTGTCGGCCGTGGAATCGCCGATAAGGCCGGGGGAGGGCGATGCAAGCGATCGCGTACGCTACGCCATCGTCGGCACGCGTCCGTCGAGTCGGACGGGGGAGGACGTCACCGCACTCGTCTTCCATGTGGCGGACACTCCCGGGGCGCTGCTCGACGTCTTGCGGCAATTCGCCGAGCGAGGGGTCAACCTGCTGCGCATCCAGTCCCAACCGGCCGAGCCGCTCCAGGTCACATCGTCGGTGAGCGCCTGGACCTACCTCTTTTTCGTCGAGGTGGCCGGCCACACGACGGATCGCCCGCTCGTGACCGCCTTCGAAGAGGTGAAACGGTTGACGAAGTTTTTCAAAGTGCTGGGCTCGTATTCGGTATGA
- a CDS encoding GGDEF domain-containing protein produces the protein MSERPQDFDEEDAESAKTRVTHPRAKRLAATEGVGQGGCLVVIYTGDPTQLGKRFVLTNPTRIGRGEENEIVLEGDSVSRRHCLVEEKSGRWWCTDQRSTNGTYVNDERVPSERRLENGDRVKIGSTILKYFSGDDVEALYHEEIYRMTIIDGLTGAYLKRYLLEYLDKEIGRARRHERDLSLMMFDLDFFKRINDERGHVTGDHVLKEVARIVLGRIRPGDVLARYGGEEFAVVLPETPLDAARILAEVLRGSIEKNAFEFQGARIPVTISCGLASFTKGDKTGLELIQRADEKLYVAKRAGRNRVE, from the coding sequence ATGTCCGAACGGCCTCAAGACTTCGACGAAGAAGACGCGGAGAGCGCAAAAACCCGCGTCACGCATCCCCGGGCGAAGCGCCTGGCGGCTACGGAAGGCGTGGGGCAGGGTGGCTGCTTGGTGGTCATCTACACGGGCGACCCGACCCAGCTCGGCAAGCGCTTCGTGCTGACGAACCCCACGCGCATCGGCCGTGGTGAAGAGAACGAGATCGTGCTCGAGGGCGATAGCGTGTCGCGCCGTCACTGCCTCGTCGAAGAGAAGAGCGGGCGCTGGTGGTGCACCGACCAGCGCTCCACCAACGGCACCTACGTGAACGACGAGCGGGTGCCCAGCGAGCGCCGGCTGGAAAATGGCGACCGGGTGAAGATCGGGTCGACCATCCTCAAGTACTTCTCCGGCGACGACGTCGAGGCGCTGTACCACGAGGAAATCTACCGGATGACCATCATCGATGGTCTGACCGGCGCGTACTTGAAGCGCTACCTGCTCGAGTACCTCGACAAGGAAATCGGGCGCGCACGCCGGCACGAGCGCGATCTCTCGTTGATGATGTTCGACTTGGACTTTTTCAAGCGCATCAACGACGAGCGCGGCCACGTCACCGGCGATCACGTGCTCAAAGAGGTCGCACGCATCGTGCTTGGGCGCATTCGCCCGGGGGACGTGCTGGCCCGCTACGGTGGCGAAGAGTTCGCGGTGGTGCTGCCCGAAACGCCGTTGGACGCGGCGCGCATCCTGGCCGAGGTGCTTCGCGGGAGCATCGAGAAGAACGCGTTCGAGTTCCAAGGCGCGCGCATCCCGGTGACGATCTCGTGCGGCCTGGCGAGCTTCACCAAGGGCGACAAGACCGGGCTCGAGTTGATCCAGCGCGCCGACGAAAAGCTCTACGTGGCCAAGCGCGCGGGCCGCAACCGGGTCGAGTAG
- a CDS encoding zinc ribbon domain-containing protein — MPTYEYACSNCQNQWEEIQKISEPASTVCPKCNQSTARRQISGGNFILKGGGWYADLYSSTKKTEGSKTNGTSSNGDASKKADATPAASSSSNGSSGASSQSSSSGSGSGSGSSSGGSSSPSSGS, encoded by the coding sequence ATGCCGACCTACGAGTACGCCTGCTCGAACTGCCAGAATCAGTGGGAAGAGATCCAGAAGATCTCCGAGCCTGCCTCCACCGTTTGCCCGAAGTGCAACCAATCCACCGCCCGGCGCCAGATCAGCGGGGGGAATTTCATTCTCAAAGGGGGAGGCTGGTACGCCGACCTCTATTCCTCGACCAAGAAGACGGAAGGCTCCAAGACCAACGGAACGTCGTCGAATGGCGATGCTTCGAAGAAGGCCGACGCGACACCGGCGGCCTCGTCGTCATCGAATGGTTCGTCCGGGGCAAGCTCACAAAGCAGTTCGAGCGGTTCCGGGTCCGGCTCCGGCTCCTCTTCTGGAGGCTCGTCGAGTCCCAGTAGCGGGAGCTAG
- the smc gene encoding chromosome segregation protein SMC, with protein MKIKKLEMIGFKSFVDRTVVNFEHDVMGIVGPNGCGKSNIVDAIRWCMGEQSAKHLRGRAMEDVIFNGSESRSANEFAEVTLTFENDRGDVPLEYQDFPEIAVTRRLNRNGDSDYLINKTQVRLKDVTDLFLGTGVGAKAYSIIEQGKVGLIVSAKPEDRRLLIEEAAGITKYKSKKKQAERKMEMTQQNLLRVGDIVAEIERNLGSLKRQAAKAERFLSYRSELEDLQLYEASHRYLELSGWMKLEASEVERFTTESDQARVALTEREAQLEGFRTQMHTAEEQLEQAQNTNFGAENEVRAEEAAMTRAQDKLDGLRQRDEKASTEEREIEEHWQSARSERETVVEEMASLEGVEETHASLVGGEEDQLAELVAAHNEAEQSVKTVRQQVSQAQADIASAQAKLAGIERRKDEMQTRLDKVVTERERLEGERLEQASRTSRLEQEISEHRTGKEMSAEEQTQLETRLEELKLQIATSERELEEAKNEFSRKRSRLHALEEMLARLEGVGAGVKALVGTKDEALCGLVADRIEAPAEFTLAVAGWLGSRLHDVVVRDVDRGLELLDGLAQDKKGRAVIVPQNPQYVAGTIAVGDAPRLVDRLRYAPEDETLARSLFGDTLVAKDIREARVLREQLGNVAVVTLAGTVFFQDGRIAGGTGEDVAAGMLDTKRETRELTQDVARLDALVAERLAQHQTLRAELGETQGALDSARLRAHQDELSLVRAEKDLRALEDQLATIVQRLEALSTEVEDLGSTLAEADVERAETQRTLEETNALHEDGSAQLGEAEALAESWRDRVDAQRQVLTEKKVQLAGAREKLTAARSTLARLERSTKELEERRTRLQAEILECAKSMGETAALLMAHREKHAAAAEIARVAAEGLTRVRTEVESLRVFFGEHESVLKELRASAELAREELTRHEMALRERRLAMTHLLEGVAEKFRGLELARVVGDYHMRPPPEEDTHERISELGTLIERMGSVNLDAVREHSEAEKRYEYYTTQKLDLEKALADLNQAIQQMNKESKRLFADTFQAVKEKFETIFPQMFRGGRASLRLTNPDDMLETGIDILAQPPGKKISSIELMSGGEKALTAVSLIFAIFQIKPSPFCILDEVDAPLDEANVARYNEMIRNMTDRSQFILITHIKRTMQMVDVLYGVTMQESGVSRLVSVKINDTAEKKQRPGLPATGAGGTAAAVA; from the coding sequence ATGAAGATCAAAAAGCTCGAAATGATCGGGTTCAAGTCGTTCGTCGATCGGACCGTCGTCAATTTCGAACACGACGTCATGGGCATCGTCGGCCCGAATGGATGCGGCAAGTCGAACATCGTCGACGCCATCCGTTGGTGCATGGGCGAGCAGTCGGCGAAGCACCTCCGCGGTCGGGCGATGGAGGACGTGATCTTCAACGGCTCCGAGTCGCGCAGCGCGAACGAGTTCGCCGAGGTCACCCTCACCTTCGAGAACGACCGAGGTGACGTTCCGCTCGAGTACCAAGACTTCCCCGAGATCGCGGTCACGCGCCGTCTGAACCGCAACGGCGACAGCGACTACTTGATCAATAAGACGCAGGTCCGCCTCAAGGACGTGACGGATCTCTTCCTCGGCACCGGCGTCGGCGCCAAGGCGTACTCGATCATCGAGCAGGGCAAGGTTGGCCTCATCGTGAGCGCCAAGCCGGAGGACCGGCGCCTGCTGATCGAGGAGGCCGCCGGCATCACGAAGTACAAGTCGAAGAAGAAGCAGGCCGAACGCAAGATGGAGATGACGCAGCAAAACTTGCTGCGCGTCGGCGACATCGTGGCCGAGATCGAGCGCAACCTCGGTTCGTTGAAGCGGCAGGCGGCCAAGGCCGAGCGCTTCCTTTCGTACCGCAGCGAGCTCGAAGATCTGCAGCTGTACGAGGCGTCGCACCGCTACTTGGAGCTCTCGGGCTGGATGAAGCTCGAGGCCAGTGAGGTGGAGCGCTTCACGACGGAGAGCGACCAGGCACGCGTGGCCCTGACCGAGCGCGAAGCGCAGCTCGAGGGTTTCCGCACGCAGATGCACACCGCCGAGGAGCAGCTCGAGCAGGCGCAAAACACGAACTTCGGCGCCGAAAACGAGGTGCGCGCGGAAGAAGCCGCGATGACGCGCGCGCAGGACAAGCTCGATGGGCTTCGCCAGCGCGACGAGAAGGCTTCGACCGAGGAGCGCGAGATCGAGGAGCACTGGCAAAGTGCCCGGAGCGAGCGCGAGACCGTCGTGGAGGAAATGGCCTCGCTCGAGGGCGTGGAGGAGACGCATGCGTCCCTCGTCGGCGGCGAAGAGGACCAGCTCGCGGAGTTGGTCGCGGCGCACAACGAGGCCGAGCAATCGGTGAAGACGGTGCGGCAGCAAGTGTCGCAGGCGCAGGCGGACATCGCGAGCGCCCAAGCGAAGCTCGCAGGCATCGAGCGTCGCAAGGACGAGATGCAGACGCGCCTCGACAAGGTGGTGACGGAGCGCGAGCGCCTCGAAGGCGAGCGCCTCGAACAAGCCTCCCGCACGTCGCGGCTCGAGCAGGAGATCTCCGAGCACCGCACCGGCAAAGAGATGAGCGCCGAAGAGCAGACGCAGCTCGAGACGCGGCTCGAAGAGCTGAAGCTGCAGATCGCCACCAGCGAGCGGGAGCTCGAAGAGGCGAAGAACGAGTTCTCGCGCAAGCGCTCGCGACTCCACGCCCTCGAGGAAATGCTGGCGCGGCTCGAAGGCGTGGGCGCCGGCGTGAAGGCCTTGGTCGGCACGAAGGACGAGGCCTTGTGCGGCCTCGTGGCCGACCGTATCGAGGCCCCCGCGGAGTTCACCCTGGCGGTCGCCGGCTGGCTCGGAAGCCGCCTGCACGACGTGGTGGTGCGCGACGTCGACCGCGGCTTGGAGCTCCTCGACGGGCTCGCGCAGGACAAAAAAGGCCGCGCGGTCATCGTTCCGCAGAATCCGCAGTACGTGGCGGGGACCATCGCGGTGGGCGATGCCCCTCGCCTCGTGGACCGACTCCGCTACGCGCCGGAAGACGAAACGTTGGCGCGCTCGCTCTTCGGCGACACGCTGGTGGCCAAGGACATCCGCGAGGCGCGCGTCCTGCGCGAGCAGCTCGGCAACGTCGCGGTGGTGACCCTCGCGGGGACCGTGTTCTTCCAGGATGGGCGCATCGCGGGCGGCACCGGTGAAGACGTCGCCGCGGGCATGCTCGACACGAAGCGTGAGACGCGCGAGCTCACGCAAGACGTCGCGCGTCTCGACGCCCTGGTGGCCGAGCGCCTCGCCCAGCACCAGACCTTGCGCGCGGAGCTGGGCGAGACCCAGGGCGCGCTCGACAGCGCACGCCTTCGCGCGCACCAGGACGAGCTTTCGCTGGTCCGCGCCGAGAAGGACCTGCGCGCGCTCGAGGACCAACTCGCCACCATCGTGCAGCGCCTCGAAGCCCTGTCGACCGAAGTGGAGGACCTTGGTTCCACCTTGGCCGAGGCCGACGTCGAGCGCGCCGAAACGCAGCGCACCCTCGAGGAGACGAACGCACTTCACGAGGACGGCAGCGCGCAGCTCGGTGAGGCCGAGGCCCTCGCGGAGTCGTGGCGCGATCGCGTGGATGCGCAGCGCCAGGTGCTCACCGAGAAGAAGGTGCAGCTGGCCGGCGCACGCGAAAAGCTCACGGCGGCGCGCAGCACGTTGGCCCGCCTCGAGCGAAGCACGAAGGAGCTCGAGGAGCGTCGCACCCGCCTGCAGGCGGAGATCCTGGAGTGCGCCAAGTCGATGGGCGAGACCGCAGCCTTGCTCATGGCCCACCGCGAGAAGCACGCCGCGGCCGCCGAAATCGCTCGGGTCGCCGCCGAGGGGCTCACCCGCGTCCGCACCGAGGTCGAGTCGCTGCGCGTCTTCTTCGGCGAGCACGAGTCCGTGTTGAAGGAGCTTCGGGCGAGCGCGGAGCTGGCCCGCGAGGAGCTCACGCGGCACGAAATGGCCCTGCGCGAACGCCGTCTGGCCATGACCCACCTGCTCGAGGGCGTCGCGGAGAAATTCCGCGGGCTCGAGCTGGCGCGGGTCGTCGGCGACTACCACATGCGGCCGCCGCCCGAGGAGGACACGCACGAGCGCATCTCCGAGCTGGGGACGCTCATCGAGCGCATGGGCAGCGTGAACCTCGACGCCGTGCGCGAGCACTCCGAGGCCGAGAAGCGCTACGAGTACTACACGACGCAGAAGCTGGACCTCGAGAAGGCGCTGGCCGACTTGAACCAGGCCATCCAGCAGATGAACAAGGAGTCGAAGCGCCTTTTCGCCGACACGTTCCAAGCGGTGAAGGAGAAGTTCGAGACGATCTTCCCGCAGATGTTCCGCGGCGGGCGGGCCTCGCTCCGGCTGACCAACCCGGACGACATGTTGGAGACGGGCATCGACATCCTCGCGCAGCCGCCGGGAAAGAAGATCTCCAGCATCGAGCTGATGAGCGGTGGCGAAAAGGCCCTCACCGCGGTGTCGCTCATCTTCGCGATCTTCCAGATCAAGCCTTCGCCCTTCTGCATCCTGGACGAGGTCGACGCCCCGCTCGACGAGGCGAATGTTGCAAGATACAACGAGATGATCCGCAACATGACCGATCGGTCGCAGTTCATTTTGATCACGCACATCAAACGAACGATGCAGATGGTGGACGTGCTGTACGGCGTCACCATGCAGGAGTCGGGCGTCTCCCGCCTGGTGAGCGTCAAGATCAACGACACGGCCGAAAAGAAGCAGCGTCCTGGCCTCCCGGCGACGGGAGCCGGCGGCACGGCCGCGGCCGTGGCCTAA
- a CDS encoding alkaline phosphatase: protein MYSYSTRARALRVFGRVGGVSALLGIALVAACSDDDTMLHPPLDAATPDSGSLTDGAVPDGGVKPACAPDVTTGGKAKNVVFFLGDGMGITTLTGARIYSVGEEGSLTIDTLPETGFVRTYSHDFMVTDSAPSMSAYMTGVKMNNNVISMSPETVADPTKCVGSSGYKEDSGVTQNGAAVTTFLELAKKAGKATGVVTTTRLTDATPAATYAHICQRNLEFDIAAQVVPGGAGYNAALGNGIDVVLGGGSEKFDKATRPDQRDLFAELTAQNYTVVRTAADLAAYSPNSGKRLFGSFTPNDMSYEVDRIKVTPAVEPSLTDMAVAALDVLTKGPNGYFLMVEGGRIDHALHATQARRAFEETVSFDRTIAAVLAKVDLANTLVVVTADHDHTLVHNGYAHRVGKTTPTNPGLLGFVRNPEPAADGTFTPVNDRDGVPYTIIGFGNGPNRVAGKRTALDETTTSGVDYRQEATFHLSSETHGGTDVSIWSTGASSEQVHGFMTNTAVFDILRCGAGL from the coding sequence ATGTACTCTTATTCGACGCGCGCACGCGCCCTACGCGTATTTGGACGCGTGGGCGGAGTCAGCGCGCTGCTTGGGATCGCGCTCGTCGCCGCATGCTCGGACGACGACACCATGCTCCACCCCCCACTGGATGCAGCGACTCCGGACTCCGGCTCGCTGACCGATGGCGCCGTTCCGGACGGTGGGGTGAAACCTGCCTGTGCACCTGACGTCACCACCGGTGGAAAGGCGAAAAACGTCGTCTTCTTCCTGGGCGACGGCATGGGCATCACCACCTTGACCGGTGCGCGCATCTACTCCGTCGGCGAGGAAGGTTCGCTCACCATCGATACCCTGCCGGAGACGGGGTTCGTCCGCACCTATTCGCACGACTTCATGGTCACCGATAGCGCGCCGTCGATGAGCGCGTACATGACCGGGGTCAAGATGAACAACAACGTGATCTCGATGTCGCCCGAGACCGTGGCCGACCCGACCAAGTGCGTCGGCTCCTCGGGCTACAAGGAGGACTCCGGCGTGACGCAGAACGGCGCCGCGGTCACCACGTTCCTGGAGCTCGCCAAGAAGGCTGGGAAGGCCACCGGCGTGGTCACCACGACGCGCCTCACGGACGCGACGCCTGCGGCGACGTATGCGCACATTTGCCAGCGCAATTTGGAATTCGACATTGCCGCGCAAGTGGTTCCCGGCGGCGCCGGTTACAACGCCGCGCTGGGCAACGGGATCGATGTCGTGCTGGGCGGCGGAAGTGAGAAGTTCGACAAGGCCACGCGCCCCGATCAGCGCGATCTGTTTGCCGAGCTCACGGCCCAGAATTACACGGTGGTGCGGACGGCGGCCGATCTCGCCGCCTACAGCCCGAACTCCGGCAAACGGCTCTTCGGAAGCTTTACCCCGAACGACATGAGCTACGAGGTCGATCGCATCAAGGTGACCCCCGCCGTCGAGCCGAGCCTCACGGACATGGCGGTCGCCGCGCTCGACGTCCTCACCAAGGGGCCGAATGGCTACTTCCTCATGGTCGAAGGTGGGCGCATCGATCACGCGCTCCACGCAACGCAGGCGCGCCGCGCCTTCGAGGAGACCGTTTCGTTCGACCGGACCATCGCCGCCGTGCTGGCGAAGGTCGATCTCGCGAACACCTTGGTCGTCGTCACGGCAGACCACGATCACACGCTCGTGCACAACGGGTACGCTCACCGCGTGGGCAAAACCACGCCCACGAACCCCGGCTTGCTCGGATTCGTGCGCAACCCGGAGCCCGCGGCCGACGGCACCTTCACACCGGTCAACGATCGGGATGGCGTGCCGTACACGATCATCGGCTTCGGCAACGGCCCGAACCGCGTCGCGGGCAAGCGAACGGCGCTCGACGAGACCACCACGTCCGGCGTCGACTACCGGCAGGAGGCCACCTTCCATCTTTCCAGCGAGACGCACGGCGGAACCGACGTGTCCATTTGGTCGACGGGCGCTTCGTCCGAACAAGTTCATGGCTTCATGACCAACACGGCCGTGTTCGACATTTTGCGCTGCGGCGCGGGGCTTTGA
- a CDS encoding alkaline phosphatase, which produces MKLRTTFAAAFAAAALAPATAYADGEAKNVIFFLGDGMGPATVTATRIYRYGESGQLAMETLPRTARIKTFSLNAQTTDSAPSMSAYMTGVKMNNDVISMSGDTVRSAICAPTNGRPATTLLELAKGAGKAVGSITTTELTHATPAATYAHICNRDLARQIAVQAVPGGAGFNTALGDGVNVLMGGSQAHWLPQADPSTDKRDLLAEFAAKGYTVGKSKADFDALDAANTTKFIGVFSASGHLDYELDRVKKNPAAQPSLADMTSKAIDILVHASKVSGDKGFFLMVEGGRIDHALHATNAKRALSDAAAFDAAIAAALAKVDLKNTLVVVTADHDHTMAINGYSRIAGPTTADNPGVLGVVKNPDGTTVLDADGLPYTILAFGNGVRRPNVRGADDMKALVESKPASPVVGTGNTLTVDPAAPAQGNPEADNYYQVAGVGTVGAGSETHGGGDVMLMAGGAGASRFKGTLDNTRVFSLVKAALGL; this is translated from the coding sequence ATGAAACTCCGAACGACTTTTGCGGCGGCCTTCGCAGCCGCCGCCCTTGCACCGGCCACGGCCTATGCCGACGGCGAAGCGAAAAACGTCATCTTCTTTCTGGGTGACGGTATGGGGCCTGCCACGGTCACGGCGACGCGCATCTACCGTTACGGTGAGTCGGGCCAGCTGGCGATGGAGACGCTTCCGCGCACGGCGCGCATCAAGACGTTTTCGCTCAATGCCCAGACGACCGACAGCGCACCCTCGATGAGTGCGTACATGACCGGCGTCAAGATGAACAACGACGTCATCTCGATGTCGGGCGACACGGTCCGCAGCGCGATCTGCGCGCCGACGAACGGCCGCCCCGCCACGACGCTGCTCGAGCTGGCGAAGGGCGCGGGCAAGGCCGTGGGCTCCATCACGACGACGGAGCTGACCCATGCCACGCCTGCGGCGACGTACGCGCACATCTGCAACCGCGACCTGGCACGCCAGATCGCCGTGCAGGCCGTTCCGGGCGGCGCCGGGTTCAACACCGCGCTCGGGGACGGCGTGAACGTGCTCATGGGCGGCTCGCAGGCGCACTGGTTGCCGCAGGCCGATCCCTCGACGGACAAGCGCGACCTTTTGGCCGAGTTTGCGGCCAAGGGCTACACCGTGGGCAAGTCGAAGGCGGACTTCGATGCCCTGGATGCCGCCAACACGACGAAGTTCATCGGCGTTTTCAGCGCGTCGGGGCACCTCGACTACGAGTTGGATCGCGTGAAGAAGAACCCGGCCGCGCAACCGAGCCTCGCCGACATGACGTCGAAGGCGATCGACATTCTGGTGCACGCCTCCAAGGTGAGCGGTGACAAAGGCTTCTTCCTCATGGTCGAGGGAGGGCGCATCGACCATGCGCTCCACGCGACCAATGCCAAGCGCGCCCTGTCCGATGCGGCCGCGTTCGACGCGGCGATTGCCGCGGCGCTCGCGAAGGTCGACTTGAAGAACACGCTGGTCGTCGTGACGGCGGACCATGACCATACGATGGCCATTAACGGCTACAGCCGCATCGCCGGACCGACGACGGCGGACAACCCCGGTGTCCTCGGGGTCGTCAAGAACCCCGACGGCACGACCGTGCTCGATGCCGATGGCCTGCCGTACACCATCCTTGCCTTCGGCAACGGCGTACGCCGCCCGAACGTCCGCGGCGCCGACGACATGAAGGCGCTCGTGGAGTCGAAACCGGCATCGCCGGTGGTCGGCACGGGCAACACGCTCACCGTCGACCCCGCAGCGCCCGCGCAGGGCAATCCCGAGGCCGACAACTATTACCAAGTGGCCGGCGTCGGCACCGTCGGTGCGGGCAGCGAGACGCACGGCGGCGGGGACGTGATGCTCATGGCGGGTGGCGCCGGAGCGTCACGCTTCAAGGGCACCTTGGACAACACGCGGGTCTTCTCGCTGGTCAAGGCGGCGCTGGGTCTATGA